The genomic region TTTGAAGTCTACTATTACCTTTTTTAAATGTGCGTGTTTATCCATAATTACATATCCAAAAGGTAAGCAAAAATTAAGGGAGCCACAATAGTCGCATCACTTTCTATGATAAATTTAGGGGTGTCGATATCCAACTTTCCCCATGTTATTTTTTCATTGGGTACCGCCCCGGAATATGAACCATAACTTGTGGTACTATCGCTTATCTGACAGAAGTAGCTCCAAAACGGGGTATCGGTACGCTCCATATCTTGATAGAGCATTGGCACCACACAAATAGGAAAATCACCCGCAATACCGCCACCGATCTGAAAAAAGCCAATACCTTTGGATGAATTATCGGTGTACCAATCGGCCAAAAACGTCATATACTCGATACCCGATTTCATGGTACTTGCTTTTAATTCCCCTTTTAAAACATAAGAGGCAAAAATATTGCCTAGGGTACTATCTTCCCAACCGGGACAAACAATGGGCAGGTTTTTCTCCGCTGCGGCATACATCCAAGAATCTTTCAAATCTATTTCGTAATATTCCTCCAGTACGCCCGAGAGCAATAATTTATACATGTATTCATGCGGTAGGTAGCGTTCGCCCTTGGTTTCGGCGTCCTTCCAGATTTTTACGATATGTTCTTGTATTCTGCGAAAAGCTTCCTCTTCGGGAATGCAGGTATCGGTCACACGGTTCAACCCTTTTTCTAGTAAATTCCACTCGTCTTGCGGTGTCAAATCACGATAGTTGGGCACACGTTTATAATGCGAATGGGCTACAAGGTTCATGATATCCTCTTCCAGATTGGCCCCAGTACACGAAACGATGTGTACTTTATCTTGCCGTATCATTTCAGCGAATATTTTGCCCAATTCGGCCGTACTCATGGCCCCTGCCAAAGAAACCAACATTTTTGAACCTTGGTTTAATTGTGTTTCGTACCCCTTAGCCGCATCGACCAAGGCCGCTGCATTAAAGTGTAAATAATATTTTTCGATAAAATGGGAAATAGCCCCTTTAGTCTTCTTCATCTTCAAATTTTGTACTGTTATTGTTTTTAAAGTCTACGTCATACGTATTGTCATAATCACTATCTACATCTTGCCCCATAAACTTATAGCTCAACATTTTATAATATAATTTTGCCGCTAAAAAGTCCGAGGACCTGTCCGTTTCACTGGGGCAAAGTTCTACGATATCAAAACCCACTACGTTCTTTTCTTCAAAAACCTGTTTTAAGAACTCAAGGGTTTCATAATAGAGCAATCCACCCGGTTCCGGTGTACCTGTTGATGGCATAATGGAAGGGTCCAACGCATCTAGGTCAAAGGTGATAAACACATTATCGGTCATGGCCTCTACCACCTTATCCATCCAATATTCATCATTGACCATATCATGGGCGAAGAATGTCTTTTCCTCGTCCATAAAGGTTTTCTCGATAGCATCCATAGAGCGAATCCCGACCTGCACCAAATTGGTGGTCTGGGCAGCCTCGTGTACGGCACAAGCGTGGTTGAACTTTGTGCCGTCGTACGACTCGCGCAAATCGGCATGGGCATCAATATGCAATACGGTCAAATTATCAAAACATTCATTAAAGGCACGAATACTCCCGATTGAGATGGAATGTTCCCCGCCAAAAAGGGTAACGAACTTATTGCGCTTGATAAACTCTTTCGTGGTCTTATGCACGGCATTGACCATGGCTTCCGGTGAGCTGTTCTCGGTAATGGCATCAGTCAAATGTATACCTTGTTCATATACCTCTGAAGCGGTTTCGATATCATAGAGCTCCATATTTTCCGAAGCTTCCAAAAAGGCCTGTGGACCTTTGTCTGCGCCTTTGCCCCAAGTACTTGTACCGTCATAGGGAACGGGAATCAAAACCACTTTTGCGGTCTCCAATTGTGCGAATTCGTCAGCGATACCTGCGTAATTCTTTTTTGTGTTCATTGTAATATATTGTTTAAGGTAAATTTATTGTTTAGAAACAAAATCGGTCTCCTGTTGTTTTTTATTTGTTATCCCTGCGGTACCATACCCCAATATCTTTAATAAATCTTCTGCTTTTTGCTGTGGATTAAAAAGACTGGTCACCAAGTTGCCTTCCTCGTCCCTATCGATCAAAACATGTTTGGGCTGCGGTATCAAGCAATGCTGTAACCCACCATAGCCACCAATGGTTTCTTGATATGCTCCCGTATTGAAAAACCCGATATACAGTGGTTTGTCGCGTTTGTACTTGGGCAGGTAAATAGCGTTCATATTCTGCTCGCTGTTGTAATAATCATCGCTATCGCAAGTGAGTCCGCCAAGCAGCACGCGCTCGTATTCATCGTTCCAACGATTGATAGGCAGCATGATAAACCGTTTGTTTATGGCCCAGGTGTCAGGTAGGGTCGTAATGAAAGAGGAGTCGATCATGTTCCACTTTTCGCGATCGTTCTGCTGCTTTTGATATAGGATTTCATAAATGGCACCACCACTCTCGCCGACCGTAAAACTTCCAAATTCAGTAAAAATATGCGGCACGGGAACATTTGCCTCTGCACAGGTTATATTGATTTGGTTGATGATTTCATCGATCATATATTGATAATCGTACTCAAAAGCCAACGAATTTTTAATGGGGAACCCGCCGCCAATATTCAAGCTATCCAAAGACGGGCATATTTTTTTTAAGCGGACATATACTTTTAGGCATTTGACCAGTTCATTCCAATAATAGGCATTATCCCTTATTCCCGTATTAATGAAAAAGTGTAGCATTTTTAACTCTACTTTTTCATTGTTCTTGATCTGATTCTCATAAAACGGAACGATATTCTTGTAACCAATGCCCAGGCGAGAAGTGTAAAATTCGAACTTGGGCTCTTCTTCTGATGCAATACGAATACCTACCTGAAAATCATCTTCGATAACATCTGAAAGCAAATCAATTTCTTCGTAATTATCAATGATAGGAATACAGTTACGATGCCCGTTGTTTATCAGCCTACCAATATTTTCTATATACTGGGCACGTTTAAAACCATTACAGATAACGAAAGTATCGTCCTTTATTTTACCAACACTTTTAAGCTGCTCCACAATATTGATATCAAAGGCAGAGGAAGTCTCTATATGGATATTGTTCTTGAGCGCTTCGTGCAACACATGCTGAAAGTGGGAGCTTTTTGTACAATAGCAATAATGATATTTTCCTTGATAACCGTTTTTTTCGATAGCATTGGCGAACCAGTTTTTGGCCCTGCCAATATTTTCGGAAATTTTGGGCAAATAGGTAAACTTTAACGGACTACCGTACTTCACTATGAGTTCTTGAAGGTCTATACCATGAAATTGTAGGTAATCCCCGTTCAAGGTAAATTCATCTTGTGGGAAAAAATAGGTCTGTTCGATTAAATCGATATATTTTGTATTCATCTAGGAAAAATATTTAAAAAATTGAAAGTCGTCAAAAAATCTCAAGAAGAGTTGTGTACCATGTTAAGAAAACATGATGTATCAAAATCAAATAAGAATCTGTTCCTGGGTGGTAGGAATAAAAAAGTAATTGTGCTGGCTTTGCACAATTGAGGTATTTAAATCGGAAGTTAGCTTTAAAATTCGGTCACCTATCTGATAGGTTGCTTTGCGGTTTGACTCCCTAATTCCACAAAGCCCGAACATAGAAACATATCGCATGATGTTCAGCTAAGAGCTTTTCCCAAATTAATGTAACCACTAATTTTGAGAGCGCAAATGAAAACAAAAAAAATGAAAAAACAAGCTTTTCAAAACAAATAACGACAAAATGTTACCGGGAAAAATATTTGCATTCAAATTACAATATAACCAATTGATTTTTAATATATTGATTTTATATCTTTATGTTTTATTTTCATTTTTAAATTCAAATAAAATGCTTTTTAGAATTGTTTTTTTTGTTGCTTTGAGCATATGCATCAACGCAAATGCCCAAATTAAACCAGGTACGTATGCTACCGATATCGAAAACGTAAGACATGAGGTAAAAATCAATGACGACTATTTTATCTATTCCGAATATGAAATTGACCCACCTAAATTTATACGGACGCTTGGAGGTTTTCCCGAAACCTACAAAGACAAACTTTTTGTATTGTTGGAATTCAACTCAAACTATACCAATGATTCCATTCTAAAATTACCCCTAACCTTTGAGACAAATAGGGATAGCTTAATGTTACATTGGTTCGACAAACTATATTTTGAGCGACTTCCCGACAAAAATCAAGAACTGGACGGTGCATGGCTCTTTGCAACAAGAGGCCCTGATACCGGGCAAGAACGCAGAGGGGAAGAAAACAATAGAAAGACTTTGAAGTTTTTGATGGACGGCCATTTTCAAAGGGTAGCCTACAATACCGATACTTCAAAATTCTTTGGAACTGGCGGGGGCACCTATACTTCAGAAAATGGGGTCTACACCGAAAACATAACGTTTTTCTCCCGTGACAATACCAGAGTCGGCGCTTCGCTAGAATTCAATTATGAGTTGAAAGGAGACGATTGGCACCATACCGGAAAAAATAGCAAGGGAGAACCTATGTACGAGATTTGGGGGAGACGGCAATAAGTGGTAAGTGGTAAGCGAAAATCATTTTCAATGGGACGGTCGGGTTTTACTTGAACCCAAAATTTGCTCTTTAGCTGTAAAAGTAGCCTCGGCAAGAATCGAACTTGCATCTAAAGTTTAGGAAACTTCTATTCTATCCATTGAACTACGAGGCCTAAAATTATCGATTACAAAAATAGAATTATTTTGATAAAAGCAACTACTCTATCTCTACGGTGTTTTCGGTCAATTTTTTGATGGGCAATACAATTTTTCCCTTTTCGGTTTTTATGGTTACCGAAATACTATCGATATCTTCAATGGTCCCTTCTACTTTTTTGGTTTTTATTTTGTCTCCTATGGCATAACTCTTACGGGCATAAAAGGTGCGCAGCAAATCGCCTACCACTTCTCTGGCCCCAAGGCCCAAGGCTATGGCAAAGGCCAATAAAAAAGCCCCCAATATCATGGTGATGTTACTGGTAATGATAGCAGTATCTATCCCCGCTTGATTGAGTGCCGTCACCATCACAAAAATCAATATGATATAGTAAATTATACCGCTTACGATCTTGGAACCGCCCACACCCATTGAGTCGAAAATATTCACCAGTGCGTTCTTTATAAGTTTTGCAGCGAACATACCGATCATAAAGATCACAATGGCACTAAGGAGTACGGGCAAATAGCGTAACAGGTTAGCGATTTCGGTTGAGATGATGTCCAGCCCCATGACATCGGAGGCCACAATAATAAAAGTGAGCCACAAAAAGCCTTTGATAAAACCAATGATAAGTTTGGAAATATCAATTTTAACCTCACTTTCATCACCGAACAATTTGGCATCGTTTATCTTATCGGACAACTTACCGATTTTTGCCAATCTCAAGATTTTCTTTAATACAAAGGCAATGATCTTGATGATGATCCAACCGATGGTTATTACAATGATAGCCCCTAGGATACCGGGTAAAACACCTACGATGTCCTCAAGTATAGAGGTAAGTGATTTGGTCGCTAAATTTCCAATATCTTCCATAATGTATAGTTTTACTTGATTAATTTATTCAACATTGGGGTTGGTTTTGAACATGCCCGCTATCAATGATTTTACATTTATCGTGAATAAAGAAGCTAGTTCCATAATCAGTTTTGCCGTAGCCACATCGTTCATGACTTTTTTCTTCATGTGGGGCGGAACCTCTTTTATGGATTCTTCCAATTTTTTAAATGGATTCTCTTTTTTCTTTGCCATTACGGTAGTGTATTATATATTTCCACAATGCGGGCCTTTGCCCTTTTAAGTCTCATTTTAACCGCACTTTCCCCTATTTCCAAAAGTACGGCCAGCTCTTTTATTGAAACATCGTCTTGATATTTCAACAATAAAATACTTTTGTCCTCTGCATCAATGCGATCCAATGCTCTTTTTAATTTACCAGAACGCATTTCCAATATGTCCTTATCTGGCACATCAACAGGAAGTTCATGGGCTTTGTCTTCAATATTGGTAGAATTATCCCTCATTTTACGTGCCTTGTCACGATTTACGTAGTTCACACAAAAATTATACGTAAATGAGTATAACCAGCTCGAAAATTTTGACATCCCCTTAAAACTGGCAAGTTTTACAAAAAGGAGCAGGAAAACATCTTGGGTAAGATCTTCCGCCTCTTTTTCCGACTTTGAGAACCCATAACATTTATTGTACACTCTTTCTACATACCTATCATATAGCACCCCAAACAGTAGTGCATTATTGGACTTTGTTATTTTACCGACCAATTCCTCGTCCGATAGGCCATCATAGGAATATGTTCCCTGTTGGGGCCTTTTTCCCACTAAAACCAAGTATAGCCACTTTAACAAACCCACTATGCATCTAATTTATAATGCAATTTAAACAAAAGAGCTCCATTTAGGATAGTTGAACCATCTTAATGAAGCCCTAAGCAAACGGGGGGAACGTTTTGAGTAATTAGTCAACCTAAAAATTTCATTCGTTATACCATCTGTTCATTTTTCATTATGTGTAAATCAATATCAAATTGCTTTTAAGTAAAAAAGCAGAATATTTTTTTAAAAGACCCCGGTAGACCGGGGTCTTTAACCAACCAACTTAACAAAACATCATTTTTCATCAATCAAAAAAAAACAACCTTTCAAAAATCACCAATACATCTTTGTGCAAAGCACATAAATAGTTGGTTGGCAGGGGACATGGCTAGTGTTAGCATAGTTTGTCCCTTTATCATCTTCATTCAGTGGATTTTAACTTTTGGTCATTTTTGATACCACCGTTCTCATTTTTTCTTTTTCCCGATATTACGGGAACCAAAAAATAAATGGACACTAAAAAAGAAGCGATACCAAAACCCAAAAGCACTCCTATCATAATATCCCCACATAAACTTTCCATAACTAACTACTTTATGATTAAACCCTCTATTTATTGAGACACCGTTTTTATTCGCAGGTCACATTTTTACATTCAAAAATTATATTTTATTTTTAACTATTTGATTATCATGTATTTATTGTAAATTTTAACATATTTTTTTCTTGAACAATCAACAATCCCTATCGCAAAGGCCAGCAAAACAAAAAAAGCAGCGTAAAGCTTAGTGAACAGTGGAAGTTTCCCAAAAGAGTCAAGACAAAACCGCTTTGCATTAGATCAAATTCAAAAGTAGTTACACCTTTGAAAAAAGACGATAATGGAAAATGTATTAGTAGCGGGTGCAAATGGTACCACAGGTAAAAAAATAGTAACCCTTTTAAAAGAATCGCAATATTTTAATCCTATTGCAATGGTTCGTAAAGAAGAACAGGTTGGGCAATTTGAAAAAGATGGGGTCGAAACTGTTTTGGGCGATTTGGAAAATGATATCTCACATGCGGTAAAAAATATTGATAAAATAGTTTTCGCTGCCGGTTCAGGAGGTAAAAAAGTAATCGAAGTAGACCAAGAAGGAGCAAAAAAACTAATAGATGCTTCCCTAAAAAAACCGATTAAAAAGTTTGTAATGTTAAGTTCAATGGGCGCCGAGCATCCAGAAAGTGCAGATGAGCTAAAAGATTATCTAAAGGCCAAACATAACGCCGATGAATATTTAAAGAAAAGTGATTTAACTTATACGATAGTAAGGCCGGGAAGTCTTACCAACGAAAAAGGAAAAGGCCATATAATTCTAGATAAAAGCTTAAACAAGAAAGGTTCTATCAGCAGGGACGATGTTGCACAAACTTTGGTAAGAGTGCTCCACGACGATGCCGCACCCAACGAAACTTTTGAAATTCTGGAAGGTGATATGTTAATCGGAAAAGCATTGGAACAGGTATAAAATTTTCAGCGTAAGCCCGCTATGACTGTTGCACTTTACAAAATATTTGAACTCTATGAAAGGCCAGAAATTTGATGTATTTGTAATCGGAAGCGGTAGTGCAGGACAGACCGTCGCCGAAACCTGTGCGAGAAATGGATTTAAGGTCGCTATAGCCGATAATCGTATTTTCGGAGGAACCTGTGCCAATAGGGGGTGTGACCCGAAAAAGGTACTTTTGGCCGCAACCGAAGTTTGGGAGCGCTCCAACAATTTAAAGGGAAAAGGCATTACAACTACTGCATCCTTAAATTGGAAGCAACTTCAAAAGTTCAAGCGTAAATTTACTTCACCGGTACCGGCAGGTACTGAGAGTAAATTGAAAGATTTAGGAATTCACCTATACCATCAAAATCCTGAATTCATTAACGATAACACGTTGGTCGTTGAGGGTAAAACGGTACAAGCCGATAAAATAGTAATCGCCACAGGGCGAATACCTAGACTATTGGATTTTGAAGGTAGCCACCACCTCAAAACCAGTGATGATTTTCTTGAGCTTAAGAAAATACCCAAAAGCATTGTTTTCATAGGCGCAGGTTACATTGGTATGGAGTTTGCCCATATGGCCGCAAGGGCGGGCAGTAAGGTAACCATTATCGAGCGTGGCGAAAGACCACTAAAAAATTTTGACCCCAATTTGGTCGAACATCTAAAAAACGTTTCTCAAGACCTGGGCATAACTTTTATTTTCAATGCTGAAATCAAAAAAATAGAACAGCTCCGTAAAAATCTTAACATAAGTTATCAGTCAGAAGGAAAAGAGAAATCTTTGAAAGCAAAAATGGTTTTTAACACGGCTGGTAGAATTCCCGCTATGTATGAATTGGAACTAGAAAAAGGGAACGTAGCATATTCCGAAAAAGGAATCATAGTAAATAAATATCTTCAAAGCACATCAAATGCAAACGTATATGCCTGTGGCGATGTCACCGACCATAGTTTACCGTTGACCCCTCTTTCTGGTCTGGAAGGCCACATGGTCTCCGAAAATATAGTTCATGGGAATAAAAAGAAAATCGATACCCCTGTTATACCTTCGTCCGTATTCACTCTTCCCCATTTGGCATCGGTCGGACTTTCAGAAGAAGAAGCCAAAAAACGCTATAAAAATATCAAGGTAAACTACAAATCAGTTCCCAAATGGTTTAACGCAAAACGATTGCAGGAGTCTGCCTACGCTTATAAAATCATTATTAACGAGCGAACCGAGACCATCGTTGGTGCACATCTACTTTCCGCCAACGCAGCGGAAACCATTAATTTGTTTGCCATGGCCATTAATAACGATTTGACTTCAGAGCAATTAAGAAAAATGATTTTTACTTATCCCTCATGGTCCTACGACATCAAAAGTATGATGTAGATGCAATCAGAAAAACTTGCCGATAAATTCAAGATTGGTGATCTTCCATCACTAATCGCTCAAACCTTTAGAGCATGGATGGCCGATGACCCTTTTCGACTGAGTGCTATCGTTGCCTATTACGCCGTACTCTCCTTACCGGCATTACTCGTGATTATCGTAAATGTAATCGGTGCTGTTTGGGGCGTCGAAATTGTTCAAGGCCAATTGACCAATGAATTTTCGACCGCACTGGGCAAAGAGGCAGCGGTCGCAATAGAACAAATTATGACGGAAACTAGAAACTCTAAAAAAAATACGATATCAACCATTATCGGCATAGCAACCTTGCTCGTTGGTGCTACGGGGGTCTTTTATCAATTAAAGGTTTCCTTAAATGAAATTTGGAACATAGCCCCGAACCCTAGAGCAAAAATCTGGAAAGTGGTTACCGATCGTGCATTGAGTTTTGCCTTTATCTT from Costertonia aggregata harbors:
- a CDS encoding deoxyhypusine synthase family protein, whose protein sequence is MKKTKGAISHFIEKYYLHFNAAALVDAAKGYETQLNQGSKMLVSLAGAMSTAELGKIFAEMIRQDKVHIVSCTGANLEEDIMNLVAHSHYKRVPNYRDLTPQDEWNLLEKGLNRVTDTCIPEEEAFRRIQEHIVKIWKDAETKGERYLPHEYMYKLLLSGVLEEYYEIDLKDSWMYAAAEKNLPIVCPGWEDSTLGNIFASYVLKGELKASTMKSGIEYMTFLADWYTDNSSKGIGFFQIGGGIAGDFPICVVPMLYQDMERTDTPFWSYFCQISDSTTSYGSYSGAVPNEKITWGKLDIDTPKFIIESDATIVAPLIFAYLLDM
- the speB gene encoding agmatinase; the protein is MNTKKNYAGIADEFAQLETAKVVLIPVPYDGTSTWGKGADKGPQAFLEASENMELYDIETASEVYEQGIHLTDAITENSSPEAMVNAVHKTTKEFIKRNKFVTLFGGEHSISIGSIRAFNECFDNLTVLHIDAHADLRESYDGTKFNHACAVHEAAQTTNLVQVGIRSMDAIEKTFMDEEKTFFAHDMVNDEYWMDKVVEAMTDNVFITFDLDALDPSIMPSTGTPEPGGLLYYETLEFLKQVFEEKNVVGFDIVELCPSETDRSSDFLAAKLYYKMLSYKFMGQDVDSDYDNTYDVDFKNNNSTKFEDEED
- a CDS encoding arginine decarboxylase, which codes for MNTKYIDLIEQTYFFPQDEFTLNGDYLQFHGIDLQELIVKYGSPLKFTYLPKISENIGRAKNWFANAIEKNGYQGKYHYCYCTKSSHFQHVLHEALKNNIHIETSSAFDINIVEQLKSVGKIKDDTFVICNGFKRAQYIENIGRLINNGHRNCIPIIDNYEEIDLLSDVIEDDFQVGIRIASEEEPKFEFYTSRLGIGYKNIVPFYENQIKNNEKVELKMLHFFINTGIRDNAYYWNELVKCLKVYVRLKKICPSLDSLNIGGGFPIKNSLAFEYDYQYMIDEIINQINITCAEANVPVPHIFTEFGSFTVGESGGAIYEILYQKQQNDREKWNMIDSSFITTLPDTWAINKRFIMLPINRWNDEYERVLLGGLTCDSDDYYNSEQNMNAIYLPKYKRDKPLYIGFFNTGAYQETIGGYGGLQHCLIPQPKHVLIDRDEEGNLVTSLFNPQQKAEDLLKILGYGTAGITNKKQQETDFVSKQ
- a CDS encoding mechanosensitive ion channel family protein; this encodes MEDIGNLATKSLTSILEDIVGVLPGILGAIIVITIGWIIIKIIAFVLKKILRLAKIGKLSDKINDAKLFGDESEVKIDISKLIIGFIKGFLWLTFIIVASDVMGLDIISTEIANLLRYLPVLLSAIVIFMIGMFAAKLIKNALVNIFDSMGVGGSKIVSGIIYYIILIFVMVTALNQAGIDTAIITSNITMILGAFLLAFAIALGLGAREVVGDLLRTFYARKSYAIGDKIKTKKVEGTIEDIDSISVTIKTEKGKIVLPIKKLTENTVEIE
- a CDS encoding RNA polymerase sigma factor, with amino-acid sequence MLKWLYLVLVGKRPQQGTYSYDGLSDEELVGKITKSNNALLFGVLYDRYVERVYNKCYGFSKSEKEAEDLTQDVFLLLFVKLASFKGMSKFSSWLYSFTYNFCVNYVNRDKARKMRDNSTNIEDKAHELPVDVPDKDILEMRSGKLKRALDRIDAEDKSILLLKYQDDVSIKELAVLLEIGESAVKMRLKRAKARIVEIYNTLP
- a CDS encoding SDR family oxidoreductase, encoding MENVLVAGANGTTGKKIVTLLKESQYFNPIAMVRKEEQVGQFEKDGVETVLGDLENDISHAVKNIDKIVFAAGSGGKKVIEVDQEGAKKLIDASLKKPIKKFVMLSSMGAEHPESADELKDYLKAKHNADEYLKKSDLTYTIVRPGSLTNEKGKGHIILDKSLNKKGSISRDDVAQTLVRVLHDDAAPNETFEILEGDMLIGKALEQV
- a CDS encoding dihydrolipoyl dehydrogenase family protein gives rise to the protein MKGQKFDVFVIGSGSAGQTVAETCARNGFKVAIADNRIFGGTCANRGCDPKKVLLAATEVWERSNNLKGKGITTTASLNWKQLQKFKRKFTSPVPAGTESKLKDLGIHLYHQNPEFINDNTLVVEGKTVQADKIVIATGRIPRLLDFEGSHHLKTSDDFLELKKIPKSIVFIGAGYIGMEFAHMAARAGSKVTIIERGERPLKNFDPNLVEHLKNVSQDLGITFIFNAEIKKIEQLRKNLNISYQSEGKEKSLKAKMVFNTAGRIPAMYELELEKGNVAYSEKGIIVNKYLQSTSNANVYACGDVTDHSLPLTPLSGLEGHMVSENIVHGNKKKIDTPVIPSSVFTLPHLASVGLSEEEAKKRYKNIKVNYKSVPKWFNAKRLQESAYAYKIIINERTETIVGAHLLSANAAETINLFAMAINNDLTSEQLRKMIFTYPSWSYDIKSMM
- a CDS encoding YihY/virulence factor BrkB family protein → MQSEKLADKFKIGDLPSLIAQTFRAWMADDPFRLSAIVAYYAVLSLPALLVIIVNVIGAVWGVEIVQGQLTNEFSTALGKEAAVAIEQIMTETRNSKKNTISTIIGIATLLVGATGVFYQLKVSLNEIWNIAPNPRAKIWKVVTDRALSFAFILVIGFLLLVSFIITAAISALNDFIREALPDVLVYLAYTLDFILSVGIISVLFALIFKYLPDAKIRWKTVWIGAILTAVLFVIGKLLLGIYFGQADPGSTYGAAGTIVLVLLWVSYSSLILFFGAEFTYVYAKRYGEGIEPSKLAVKK